TACTTTCATGAAACAAAAGATGAAAACGACCATCAGCTACTCTTTCCTCTCATTGACTTGAGGTTCTTTGCAGGTAAAATCATTATCGTTTGCGTAATTTTGTAGGATCTTCATATCTCACATAACAAGAGTTGACAAGACAGAAAGTTTGCTTACCAGCACATTGAGTTATGGCAGCAAAGGGCATGAGAGGCGAGGAGTACAAAAAGACCCAACGCCGGATGAACAAAGGTCACCAAGGTAACCGCGGCTAGTGTCATTACGATTGTGGTGTTGAGCTTTAGAATGCGGATTGCCTGCATGAAGAAACAGAATCTCACTTACTCAGCCGATAGAAGATACTAAATGGAAATGTTTTTCATGTTAAGCAATGAGTCGTAGAGATTTGAATCCTAGCATGCAGTTATGATTATGGCTTTAGGTTAATGATAGAAGCGAAAAAGCAAACCTTTAAACAGACGAAACTGGAAGCAAGTATAGAGAACCAACGAAGAAAAGCAAAAGAATAGTTTCTTTCCAAAGCTTGGCACCTTCATTGACACTTATCCAGTTACTTCTTAACAGAGTTGAGTAGTTTTACATCAAACCAAATATATGATGAAAGCCAAGCACTTACCTAGATTTAACAGTGGTGTGGACGAGGGCCAACGCTTGTAAGACAAATTTGGAGACAATAATTAACACACTGATGAAGGCATTGGCCAACAAATGACAAATCAACGAGACCATTGTGAAGCTTGTGAGGGGAGGAATTGGTTGAGCCATTACGAAGGAGAAGAACAACGAACTCAGAAGAGGGATCGCAGCTAGAATCAGAAATGGGGATGGCATTTCCAAGTTGTACTCTACAGCAGAGAGCAACGGTGGCACAGATAAATTCTGATCCCACTGATTAGCTTGCCGCATAAGAGCATACAATATAACGGCAAACGAGAAGCCAACTATCTGCAATATCACATGTTGTGAAGAAAGGTTCAATAACTCGTAAATCATAGAGCTACCTCGtatccaaaaaaacaaaaggttatCCAGTTTAGAGAGGTAAGTCTTGCGGAGAGATAAGCCCATGAATACACTCACACACACGTGCATAGTGATAGTACTATGCAGCAAGCTATTATAACATGCATGATTAATATACTGTGAATGCATATATCTGATGCCTTAGATGTAAAGCTACCTGAGGACCATATAGAAGTACAAATCTGCTGGACATGGCAGGAGCAGAGACATGAACGCTTGCAGTGTATGAGCAATGAGGGTCAACCTGCAGAAGGCCCAGGAAATAGAAAGAACGTTTGAGTTGTATGTTTCAGTAAGGATAACAGACATTCGCTTTGTGCAAGAGACTTCTGACCAGTAGCATAACAGTAGTTTTCTCAGGACTCTGAGAACTCCAAAGAGCTGGTGAAGAATCAATAGTTATTGTCTCACTGTAGAGATTTGGAAACACATGAAGTCCAGAAGCAGAATCCCAGGCAAGGGCCACAGGTGGGAAGCAACGCAATTTGCAAAGCTCTGAAAAATGAACAATGTCTGCTGAGAAAATAGTTAAAAAGAGCTAACAAAGATCATATTTCTAATAAGAAAGGTGGATGTCATTAGTGATAAATTTACAAACTGAAGACTAATGCATTAATCGAACAGAACTGGAAATCACGGAAGAGGGTGCTGAGATGATTAACAGCCAAAACTATGATCGAGTAACTACCAAAAGAAAGATCTCTTGGATTGAAGAGAGGGATTTGAATTCTTACTATCCTTGTCCAAGTCTCCTGTCTCGCCATCTGGTAGACCAGAAGTTTTAATTCCACATCCAGCAGTTTTCAGGGACAGTGTTACAGGCAATAGACCTAAGCTGATAGCAAACGATAGATTGTAAGCTAAAGGATGGTCCTCCTTCAGAAATATTTCCTGCAGAAAATTTGTCCACAGCTGAAATCAGTTAACCAACTGTTTCCCTAGCGTAATTTCAAAATACTGAAGATTCAAAGGAAGAGTGTGGCCACTTTTAAGAATGACAACCTTTGCCCAGTAAGTGGATAAGAGCATTGATTGAGATGAGACCTCCATGGCCCCTTCATTAGGGTTAAAGAACTGCCCCACTGCCATAGAAACCGCCACAGGTGGTCTACCCGATACTGCCTGTGGGATAGAAGATCTCATTTTAGTTACACGCTTATATTCATCTGAAAACTGCTAAAATTTGAAAGAAAGTAAAGGTATAGATGTGAGTAATTACTTCGCGAGGCGCAACTGAGATAGTCAAGAATCTGAATCCGTGCATGTCTTCAGGCTCTAGCTTCAGCACTGCAGATGGGGGAGCTTGCTCGGTTTGACTCCCTGGCTCCGACTAACAAACATATACATGACGGAAGAACTAGTTAATAAAAATGCTAATCTGGTGCATTTTTTACTCTGAAAATGTGAGGACAATGTGTGCATAGGAAAAAAATGTCGAGCGTGTGctactggaaaaaaaaatccatcatTGTTGTAACTGATCCTATAAAATTACTCTGGCATATGAGAAATATAGTAACATCACCTGTTTTGGTGCAGGGCCTGCTGGAATGAGAACCATCTTTGACGTAACTTCGACAACCCTTTCACAAACAGGTAAATTTGAATTTGATTTCTCCTTCTCAGGCCATAGATGGAGTCTTACTCCAGAACAAGGCGCCAGATTTGTAACAAAGATAAAGTggttctttccatttgatccctATAGTACAGAAGATATGTCATGGGATATTAATACAGACATCTTAAGCGATATACAAGTCTATAATAGCATCACTAACTGAATTCTATCTGCACAGACCAACAATTCTATGTCCAACCAACGCCTTCTCCCGTCCATTGCCAAAATTGTAACAGTACTTGTTTGTATGTAAAGATCCCTATCGAGAGCATCATCCCTCCAATCCATGGGACATGACGAAGTTTGTGATTCAGAGCCTGCAAAGATAGACAGCACAATATTATGGTCATGCAAAAGAATAACATGTCGGCCCAAGACATATCACCTAGTGAAATTGTTCTCATAATTACAAATTGCCTCAAAAATTGGTACACTAATAAGATACCTCCAGCTTTGTCTATGTGTAATTGTGTTACTTGACAATGTAATTTGATAGAGGCTAATAGCCTTCAAGACCAGACAAGCTTATAACTTCAATGCAAAGTCTAACTCCTTTCTTTGAGAACTTCTGTTTTGAGAAACCAAGATATGCATATGTTTAGGGAAGAGATGGTATTAAATACCCTTTGAGGCTAACATGGGCAACCCATTAGAAATTTTCATCGGCGTCACTCCATTGAAGCTTTGTGCTAATGCACTTTGAAGCATTCTGGTCAATATCCAAAGCCTCTTCTGAGTATCGGAAAATGGCTGACCAGTTTTTGAGTCAACCAAACTAAGAAGCGTATGTGAAACCTACATGAAATACGAATATTCAAATTCATTGAAAATGGCTTCCCGCTAACAAATTAGGCAACTTTTACCTACTTGAACAACCAGTTGATTACACCACAGAATAGCTTGATGTTCCATTGACAGCCAGACATTTTTCATGCTTGTACTACTTATCATAAATCCGTGACTTGCAGGGACAATGCCATCAAGTGACTCTAACTTTGATCGCACCTAAGACCAAAGGAAAAATCTTAAGCCTTAAGAAAGCAATCAAATCTCATCCCATAGGGACTAAAATACAATCAAAGAAAACACCAGGGCATAAAGAACGGAGGAAGCAACCGGCCAAAATCAAAACAGTTGTGGAAATTTTCAGACCTGATAATCATTGTAGCCACCAGCAATGGATACAACAACAACTCCAGAAAGTAATGGGTCAGCTACGTAACTTCCTCCAGGGGATGTTTGTACTTCATAACCTTTTTTCCATTCTTGGTTCACTCGAGCAAAGTAATGGCCCAAGGATGGCTGCAATGCCAGAGGAGGTGATCTGAATGAAATTAGATACATAAAACACCTAAACCATGTATTTTGACGAGTAAAACTTGTTAAGCATGAAGAGAACTTACTGGTGCGGACTTGAGAGTGTTAGAATGGTTTGCACAGCTGATTTCCGCAAACGAGGATGGACCGCAGCAGCTCTGGCAACAAAACCACCCATAGAGTGGCCAACCAATATTACACTACGAGGTAAGTTACTGGAGGCAGCAGCACCTTCTCTTTCTCTGGTATCATGAGATTCCTTATATTGATCTAAGATCTGAATAACAAAGACGATATGAATAAAAGATAAAGTCACTCGGAAACAAGAATTAAAGCAGTATGTTCTGTTATCTTAGAGAACTCTGCTTGAAACTTGTGAACAGAAGTTCCCACATGTGACAGCAAACTTACGCTCAGCAATCGACAGTCTAAACAACATGGTTCTATTTCCTAGTTAAGCATGTTAtgaaaagaataaaaagaaaCTATCAAAAGTCCTACCCTGTGAATGGCGTATACGACATATTCAGTGTGCTCCTCAAGTATGCGACCATCCATTGCAGAATGTTCACCTTCAAGATCCACCGCAAACCAGTCTAGTCTGTTACTGTATTGACTAGACAAATCATATTCTACAGACTCTGTATCTGCTCCTTCCCCACGGAATAGAGAAGCTTCCTGGTAGAATGTGCGCTCAAATGGGCCTCCCTGGTATGCTCTATCAGATTCTGCTGCCACAGACCTGACCTGCACGAACAACATAAGAACCAAGGCAAATAAGGAGCCTGGTATATGAAACCTGGAGATAAATTCCCAACAAAAGTAAGAAATTTCAAATTACTCCGGAGTTCAGGAAACCACATGAAAAGCTGCTAGTTAAGGAACTCTCTTAACAATTTGTTTTTCTAATACCTAATCCTTTTATAGTTCTATAAAGATTAACATACATGATATGTTTTTAGTTACAAACACAAGAAAGAAAACGATTATACTTACCTGCTTGTAGCTACCGGCGTTGCCCGGAATGAAAAGAACTGGAACTCCGCTAAGTTTACTGATATGTTCCTTAAAATCAATCTTCCTCCATCCTTCATGATAAAGATAGAGTCCATATCTCCCAGGAGGAGTTGCACCGTCGGTAACAGAGATTGGAATGTAAGTAGGATACATGTAAGTCATAGTGCAACCATTCTTTATAGGTTTTAGCAGACCAAACAAAGCCGCAAGCCCAATCCATGCAGCTAAAACCACAACGCCAACTATCCTCAGCCTTGGTCGAACGCCTCGACTGCTCATAACAGATCTTACACCACGCATTTCAACCtctgatatatatatgtgcttgtAAGCATGCCAAGTCCCTTTCCAAAAAAATCACACAGCTATATTtagattaagaaagaaaaaaaaaacattcagaatcTTTCATAATAAggaaaaaaatcatacaaaactTGCAAGATTTGACTTCTTTTGGAAAATTCTTTTGACAGTGACTCTTATCAAAAACAAAGATAGGTACTAAAACGAGTATGCACTGACGCAGACAAGTGAAGAACCCATAAACAGTAAGTTTCAATGTGCAGTAGTAACATGAAAACAGagcaaaaaaacaataaaacataataataaacaCAGATAAAATGGGAATCAAATGAAACTATGCAATTACAAAAAATGAAGCTTAAAATAGTAATAACAAAATGTAGCAGAAGTGAAGAAGAGTAATAAATAACACATGGAGCCATCAAAGCGCATAAAAAGGGAATATTTTTACAGCAGGATCTCGCCTTTAATACAAAATCCGTGAGCTTGATTCAGTAATATAAAGCATTTTTTTGCTCAGAATCTGTGAGGGCCTGATTCGGAGATGATAAGTGAGAGAACTAACCGGGTCAAGAAGATGGTGATTGAAACTGCGAGATGTCCGGTGAAAAAGTGAACCGCCGGTTAAGATGGGATCGAAGTACGGTGCAACGGAGTTTAGATCTTTTCACTGAAATCGAGGAGAGCTAATAAAACGGAGATCCTACTGTAATCGGGTCCGGGTTCGGATAACTAATTACGAGTCGGGTTAAACGCTAATTAGTGGGCCGTATTTGGACAATGGGCCTAAGTTTACCAACTAATAATCGACGTATATATATTTACAGTTGACTCAAGAAATTACCAGTTATACAATCTACATCAACTATGAATAACGAGGTAAAGTAGCGACGAGTGAGAGAGGAAGCACGGTAGTATAATACTTGTTTAAATGTTTCTATACTTAGATTTTGCAGATTACGAAAAAAAGACTTACAAAAGATCTTTAACATGATAGGACAGTTCAATTAATGCAGTTAGACATAAATCTTATAAGACATGTTGTATTGTCGGTTGTCAAATcatctatataatttttttcataattgtaatgtcataataaattAGCGTTAAAAAAACCGAATGAGATAAAAGATTATCTACAAATAACAAAACTTAAAGGTTAAATTGAAATCTCATGAAAGAATATTCTGGTTAGACGtaggacggatccggatatcagGGAAATTTAGGATATCCAGATTCGTAGTTTCTAGATATCCGTCTCGGATccgtaaaataatttaaaataattttttttttaaatactaattttttttaatataatacatcaattaaatatttatataagaattataaatttgagtaaataaaataaagtaaaatattagTGTGGTTTTACTAATAAACCCCTAAAAGCTATGACCCTCTCCTTTCCACAGAGATGGTTATTGTGTAGAGGCGGTGGCAAAACAAGTAAAGAATAATAAAGTCGAACCAACCGGTCTGATGTTCGTTGATGACCCAACGCTACTGACATCGAAGCGGAGACGACTCTCGATCAACGATTCCAtggaagcttcttcttcttcttcttcatcatctcagGAGGTAATCTTCTCCCTCATTCACTATTAAGCTTCTTCTCCATTTCCTTCGCTAGCTCGATCTGTAACTGAATCTGTCCGCGTTTTCAAGCGTATCGGTTTCTTCTTCGCTAGGGTTGTATCGAATTGGaagttttgattgattgatttcgTAAAAAGCAGGGTAAGGTTGCTGGTGGTATACGAGAGAAATATGGGAGAGAGATTCGCGTTTTCGAGACTTCGAGCATTTCTCAGAGGCCAAGTCAAGCTTCTGTTGCTCGTAAGTTGACGGAGATGAGATGGATCTCTCTGATTCTTGCTTAGTCTTTCTATTGATTCCCTCTGGATTTGTGTGTTTTGTGATTTGGATTGGACAGAAGAGGAGTCTGATGAGTTCTACGAGCTCACACCCACAGATTACTACCGTCTTGTAGCATCTAAGAAAGAAGGTAATCTGATGAGTTTGTATTCTTGAATCTCTATCTTGGTTGTTTACTTAACTTGTGAAATTGCATTCTTCTGCAAAAGATAAATCTTTGAAGACAAGAAAGCTCCGTGAAGCAGAAGAAGCTGCTCGTCGAGCTAAGCTGACTAAGGTTCTTATTCACTATTTACCTTGTTTCCTGCTTTTGAAACTAGTGTTATCTCACTGAACGTTTTTGTTAATTGATTGTTACTAGGCTGTGATCCGGGTTCGTTTTCCTGATAACCACACATTGGAGGCGACATTTCATCCTTCAGAAAAGATACAGTGTTTGATTGATCTTGTTAAAAGAGCACTTGCGCAGCCGGATATTCCCTTCTACTTGTGTATCTTTCCACCCCTCGATTTCAAACTTTACAATAATAAGCGTAGAAGAAACCTGACAATGTACTTTTTGCAGACACAACTCCTCCCAAGAAGCAGCTCAAGGATTTCTCACAAGACTTCTACTCTGCTGGGTTCATTCCTGGAGCTATTGTCTACTTTGCAAACGAGCAACCAAAAGGTTAGTTTGTGTCACTACCTTCGCATGATGCTATAGAGTTCTTCTTATGTATGGGCCAACTTGTAATATGTATTTGCGTACAAGTGAGATTTGGGTAGGAAACCGAAAACTATCCAACTGGAATTTTTCGAAATAGCTTGCAAAGCTAGCATAGAATTAGGTCGACCAGAAGTTAAGGATTGCGATGAATACAATAATCTTAGAAGGTTGGTTAAGTTGGGTGTGTCTGATAGATTTTAAGTTGGTCTATTTATCTTCTTGTCCGAATTGAGCTTTATTTACTACTTGAATTGAAAAGAATGATGAGAAGAGAGCTTGAGCTCTGGACTTAACTTGTAAAAACACTAATGTTACTTGCAGATGATAGTGCAAGTTCAACACCTTATCTTAATGAAGAGATCTTGTCCCTGAAAGATGTAGAGGTCATGACCAAAGCAGAGGAACCGGTTGAGCCATCTTCAGAGCCAGCCGAGAGCGATACTGGTACTGTACCAGTTGACCAAGAGCCTAAACCCGCGGAGAAGAAGAGCTCAAAGCCTAAGTGGTTTAAAATGTGATTGAACATCAATCGTTTGATACAGAGGATGTTACCTTTGAATTGAAACGTGACAGTTAGTGtgacagtaacaaaaatcttatTGTGTCGGTTATGGCTTATATATACCGTATGGCTTGTTTGGATTTCCTCAGGCCTAAAAGTGATGTTCATCCACAGTTTGATATATCATCTCGTGCTAGAGTAGACACTATCTAGAAAAGTAAAATGAATGAGTAATGCTACGTCATATGACTTTTTAGATGGTGTAGTGTAATGGCATCGACTATGGCAAAATGAAAAACATGTAGCGTGATGGTATTAGTATTACAAGTTCAAATGAATGAATTAAAAGTAGCATATTATCTTTTTGACTTATCTTTTTCTGATATCTCAAGCATGGATCATGGGATGCGTTGCGTAAGCTCAACCACTACCAGTCTCGATCTCAAAAAATCATTCATTATTCTTTCCATCTAATTAAATCGAGAATACGTATTCCCCTCGTGGTTTTAcgtaattattatatttggtttGATTAATAACAACGATTCcctttttaattaattagtacTGAGTATTTTAATTATTCTACAGAGCTAACGAACACTACTATTTTATCAAAGCTCATACGGTCTCCCCAAAGTAGGAGTTATTTTGCCTCCTGTCTTCTCTCATCGGCAGCCAGAAAACGTCTTACCGTCGCAGGGTGAGGAGACCGTTTCTCATTTTCTTTCGTCCTGTTGTTGTTTACTTTATTACTCGGTTCGTGTTATATGATCCTTTTGGTTCTGTCTGATCCGACTCATTCAGTTACTCATTATCGTTAtccgttttattttattttattattgggcATTCGCAGTTGTAAACGTTAAGAAAATTATGTTCACATACAAACTCTGATAGACTTGGTTTCAATTTTTTCAGGCTTGTGTGGTGTTCTTCTGTTTGTTGTGTGGTATCTATCTACATTTGACTCGCTCGTGGAAGATGGGTTCTGGCCAATGGCACGTTGAGAAGAGGTCAACTTTGAAGAAGGAATCGTTTCTAAAAGAGTACGGTGCTGCTGTCTCTGAATCACGGAGCCTCTCCATCATCGTGCTCGGTGCCTCTGGTGATCTTGCCAAGAAGAAGACTTTTCCTGCTCTTTTCAATCTCTATCACCAGGTCTTAACTCTAAAAAGATCTTCACTATGTTAAACACaacttgttttattttaatgggTTTTGATTAAATGATGAACAGAGGTTTCTTAATCCGGATGAAGTTCACATATTTGGATACGCAAGGACTAAGAGTTCTGATGAGGAGCTTAGAGATAAGATCCGTCGGTTAGTTGATCCACCTTTTCGTTTTTGTCGCATCTCAGTTGTAGTCTTTCATAGATATCTCTGAGTCAATGCAAAGCTTGTATTATGTAGATATCTTGTTGATGAGAAGAATGCATCTGAGAAAGCTGAAGCTTTGTCCAAGTTTCTACAGCTGGTAGTTGATTACACTACACGGTTTCTGTCTCTCGTTATTTATGTTTACTAAAACACAGAACTTATGTCTTCAAACTTTATAGATCAAGTATGTGAGTGGCCCTTATGATTCTGAAGACGGTTTCAAAAGGTTAGACAAGGCAATCTCAGAGCATGAAATCTCTAAAAAGAGTTCGGAAGGATCTTCCAGGAGATTGTTTTATCTTGCACTCCCGCCGTCTGTATACCCTCCTGTATGCAAGATGATCAAGGCATGTTGCACTAACAAATGTGAGTAGTTACTGTTAAATTGATCAACATTATTAGACACACAAAAGATTAACTCTCAttggagttaaaaaaaaaaaaaaacacttccaGCTGATGTTGGTGGATGGACACGGATCGTTGTTGAGAAGCCATTTGGAAAGGACTTGGAATCTGCAGAGCAATTGAGTTCTCAGATTGGAAAACTGTTTGATGAATCGCAGATTTATCGTATTGATCACTATCTTGGAAAGGAACTAGTCCAAAACATGGTAAACACCTGTTTGTAACTAGTCAgtagtttagtttttttcagACAGACAATGATTGTCTTACACATGCATCATTTGCAGTTGGTCCTCCGGTTTGCCAACCGGTTCTTTCTGCCGCTATGGAACCGCGACAACATTGCTAACGTGCAGGTTAGAGCTTGATCGCTTAATACAGAAACCTTTGTTTAAAGCTTTATAGTCCACATAAACTTTTAGTCTCCTTTTTGCAGATTGTTTTCAGGGAAGATTTTGGAACTGAAGGCCGTGGGGGATATTTTGATGAATACGGGTCATTTTCCATTCAGTGTTACCTTTGAATATGATGTTCATAAGGCCGTGATATCATTGCAAATTTCTAATGAATTGTGTAATTTTCCATTTCAGAATCATTCGTGATATTATTCAAAACCATTTGCTCCAGGCAAGCCACTTCCATTTGACTGTCTTCCTTGAGTTCCTTTTGTaactttatattattaaatatgttTAGTGTAGTGCAGGTTCTTTGCCTAGTTGCCATGGAGAAACCAATCTCTCTTAAACCTGAGCACATCCGGGATGAGAAAGTGAAGGTGATTCCAATTTTCTTGATCATATTTTTTAGTCATTCTTATGATCTCTTTATCTCTAAAACCATATCACTTTCAACTTTGTTGTTCCGTGAAGTCCATTTTTCATTTCCAAATTTATGTAGGAGGTTACTTTACATCCTAGTGGATCAAGTAATCTCCTCATTTGCATTTTTCGGCCATTTAATTGACTGGAATTTCAAAATGAACTTCAGGTTCTTCAATCAGTGATTCCCATAAAGGATGAAGAGGTGGTTCTTGGACAATACGAAGGTTACAGAGACGATCCAACTGTTCCAAACGACTCAAACACTCCAACCTTTGCCACAACAATCCTTCGCATTGACAACGAAAGATGGGAAGGTATACTATTGTCTCCTCTCACTCTTCATCTTGGTCAAGTTTGGAAGATAATCTAAAAACACGATATGAATAGGGAGAAAAGAATCAAAGATTAGACATTAGCTCAAAGTTTACAAATCTGAATTCTTTTCTATTAGTAGTCATTACTCATTAGTGACTTGTGGAGTGATTTATCATTCAGGTGTTCCATTTATACTGAAGGCCGGAAAGGCAATGGGTTCAAAAAAGGCAGATATTCGCATTCAGTTTAAGGATGTTCCTGGCGACATTTTCAAATGTATGCATCAAAACCAAATCGAACTTTCCCAGATATCAACTTTATGTAATGATACCAAAACTTTTGTTGTTCTAAAATGCTATGCAACAGGTCAAAAGCAAGGGAGGAACGAGTTTGTTATACGCTTGCAACCTTCAGAGGCCATGTACATGAAGCTAACTGTAAGTACATGTTGAACCAACCACAATATACGTGAATATGTGTTAGCCATGAACCCTTTGTTAgcttgtcatatatatatatatatatcaaaatgatGAATCATTTTTCTTGTGCAATGATGGATATTCATTTAATATGGAATGTTTTGGCTTTGTTGCGCAGGTGAAGCAACCAGGTCTGGAGATGCAAACCGTGCAGAGTGAACTAGACCTATCGTATAAGCAACGTTACCAAGATGTCTCGATTCCAGAGGCTTACGAGCGCCTCATTCTTGACACGTATGAGTCTAAACTATGTAGTAACAATAGTTCTGAATATCAAAACCGTTATTCATCCCATTTGTTGACGATATTATGAATCTCTCCGCAGAATCAAAGGTGACCAACAACACTTTGTTCGCAGAGACGAGTTGAAGGTAATTTTACTTTCTCCTTCACCACTTCCTAGATAGTAACTTGAGATCATTACCTTTTCTTTCTCAAACACTCTTGTTATGTTAGAAGCGCATGACATGATttcaagaagagaaaaagaccaaaatagcactaaatcaagtttttgttcccaaactagcactcaagggcaaaagtcacaaaaatagcacttaaggggtggggtttatggtttagaatttagggtttagggtttagagtttaggttttagggtttagagttgagaagtgaggttttggggataagatttcaaattttgaaaaataaaaaaatttaaatttttcaaaagataaaatgctattttggtcattttagtttttgagtgctattttggagatttggcCTTTCAAGAACCCAACTCAAAGTTAATTTCAAACAGGCAGCATGGGAAATCTTCACTCCGCTGCTTCACAGGATAGAGAAGGGAGAAGTGAAATCGATCCCGTACAAACCAGGAAGCCGAGGACCAACAGAAGCAGATCAGCTGCTAGAGAAAGCTGGTTATTTGCAGACCCATGGCTACATGTGGATCCCCCCTACGCTGTAAATTGTATGATCAAGgagataatgatgatgatgagtatacacaaaataagagcttctcttcttctttttttcttgctcAATAAAAATGTCTTGCTGAGCATCTAAGTTCATCTTCTGTATACTAGTGATCTTCACTAGGACATTGTTTATtccttgtgttttttttgttgttgtttttctaAACCACATATTCAAAAGAGGCTTTGTTGAATACAGTTTAGGAAAACCATATTCACAAGAGGTTTTGTTGAATATTGTTTTACTTCGAACATTTTATTTCTAACATAGTTTCAGCCTTTCAGGCATTAAAATACCAGATGAGCTCTCGGTGTGAATGGCATCGCTAATTCAAATGATCAGATTTCGGTTGATGAAAGTGTCAATTATTAAGAATATAACTTTGTGATTATGAAAGTGTTGATAACTCCatgaatcttcttcttttctttttttttgtgacgtCCTCCATGAAGCTTATTCAAGTGTCAGTTAGGaacatatttagcaaaaaaaaaaacatattttcacaATATCATTTCGATTAGAGTATCTAATCAACGTATTAGTCCTTTATGTCAtttagggcctgactggtttaaccgcagcggttgcggttgcggttgcgggagtttgcggatgcgggtggttgcggtttctagcggttttaagagatttgtacgactggttatgcggttaaaaatttgtgcgtttgcgggatacttatgactggttaactaccaaatgcagcagcagttaaataataaattaacaatatttacattttataccattataaaaatatcaaaaataataatatta
This genomic interval from Brassica napus cultivar Da-Ae chromosome A6, Da-Ae, whole genome shotgun sequence contains the following:
- the LOC111198748 gene encoding uncharacterized protein LOC111198748 isoform X2; protein product: MDSIFIMKDGGRLILRNISVNLAEFQFFSFRATPVATSRFHIPGSLFALVLMLFVQVRSVAAESDRAYQGGPFERTFYQEASLFRGEGADTESVEYDLSSQYSNRLDWFAVDLEGEHSAMDGRILEEHTEYVVYAIHRILDQYKESHDTREREGAAASSNLPRSVILVGHSMGGFVARAAAVHPRLRKSAVQTILTLSSPHQSPPLALQPSLGHYFARVNQEWKKGYEVQTSPGGSYVADPLLSGVVVVSIAGGYNDYQVRSKLESLDGIVPASHGFMISSTSMKNVWLSMEHQAILWCNQLVVQVSHTLLSLVDSKTGQPFSDTQKRLWILTRMLQSALAQSFNGVTPMKISNGLPMLASKGSESQTSSCPMDWRDDALDRDLYIQTSTVTILAMDGRRRWLDIELLGSNGKNHFIFVTNLAPCSGVRLHLWPEKEKSNSNLPVCERVVEVTSKMVLIPAGPAPKQSEPGSQTEQAPPSAVLKLEPEDMHGFRFLTISVAPREAVSGRPPVAVSMAVGQFFNPNEGAMEVSSQSMLLSTYWAKEIFLKEDHPLAYNLSFAISLGLLPVTLSLKTAGCGIKTSGLPDGETGDLDKDKLCKLRCFPPVALAWDSASGLHVFPNLYSETITIDSSPALWSSQSPEKTTVMLLVDPHCSYTASVHVSAPAMSSRFVLLYGPQIVGFSFAVILYALMRQANQWDQNLSVPPLLSAVEYNLEMPSPFLILAAIPLLSSLFFSFVMAQPIPPLTSFTMVSLICHLLANAFISVLIIVSKFVLQALALVHTTVKSRCQALERNYSFAFLRWFSILASSFVCLKAIRILKLNTTIVMTLAAVTLVTFVHPALGLFVLLASHALCCHNSMCCIMMASKRKESVDQKNEAERKTRHPSSRQESLSVDLSEKSFVETQADIFNHRHGLLILHLLAALMFVPSLAAWFQRIGTGQSFPWFADSALCVGVIFHGVLNSRPESSILRSFPSLLGHQLGPHHMYFLAGYCCFFSGLDLAPYKVFYAIAALGYISLTLKISQVNKNDLRFRTKSRIHRN
- the LOC111198748 gene encoding uncharacterized protein LOC111198748 isoform X1 → MRGVRSVMSSRGVRPRLRIVGVVVLAAWIGLAALFGLLKPIKNGCTMTYMYPTYIPISVTDGATPPGRYGLYLYHEGWRKIDFKEHISKLSGVPVLFIPGNAGSYKQVRSVAAESDRAYQGGPFERTFYQEASLFRGEGADTESVEYDLSSQYSNRLDWFAVDLEGEHSAMDGRILEEHTEYVVYAIHRILDQYKESHDTREREGAAASSNLPRSVILVGHSMGGFVARAAAVHPRLRKSAVQTILTLSSPHQSPPLALQPSLGHYFARVNQEWKKGYEVQTSPGGSYVADPLLSGVVVVSIAGGYNDYQVRSKLESLDGIVPASHGFMISSTSMKNVWLSMEHQAILWCNQLVVQVSHTLLSLVDSKTGQPFSDTQKRLWILTRMLQSALAQSFNGVTPMKISNGLPMLASKGSESQTSSCPMDWRDDALDRDLYIQTSTVTILAMDGRRRWLDIELLGSNGKNHFIFVTNLAPCSGVRLHLWPEKEKSNSNLPVCERVVEVTSKMVLIPAGPAPKQSEPGSQTEQAPPSAVLKLEPEDMHGFRFLTISVAPREAVSGRPPVAVSMAVGQFFNPNEGAMEVSSQSMLLSTYWAKEIFLKEDHPLAYNLSFAISLGLLPVTLSLKTAGCGIKTSGLPDGETGDLDKDKLCKLRCFPPVALAWDSASGLHVFPNLYSETITIDSSPALWSSQSPEKTTVMLLVDPHCSYTASVHVSAPAMSSRFVLLYGPQIVGFSFAVILYALMRQANQWDQNLSVPPLLSAVEYNLEMPSPFLILAAIPLLSSLFFSFVMAQPIPPLTSFTMVSLICHLLANAFISVLIIVSKFVLQALALVHTTVKSRCQALERNYSFAFLRWFSILASSFVCLKAIRILKLNTTIVMTLAAVTLVTFVHPALGLFVLLASHALCCHNSMCCIMMASKRKESVDQKNEAERKTRHPSSRQESLSVDLSEKSFVETQADIFNHRHGLLILHLLAALMFVPSLAAWFQRIGTGQSFPWFADSALCVGVIFHGVLNSRPESSILRSFPSLLGHQLGPHHMYFLAGYCCFFSGLDLAPYKVFYAIAALGYISLTLKISQVNKNDLRFRTKSRIHRN